From one Mytilus edulis chromosome 1, xbMytEdul2.2, whole genome shotgun sequence genomic stretch:
- the LOC139527697 gene encoding uncharacterized protein, producing MVVSKTDNSSSAIFKSVVAKLFTSSLSDATHKSYSRMINSYLQFCETYYAECRPFPSSHILLSHFIANLFLRNYSPSTIATHISALSFVHKSNSWPDPTDMFVIHKILKGVQNLKGKNDPRLPITKDILIKLIDSLPCVIVNVDNQLALKAMFLLAFYAFLRVGEISTKGGSDTKQVLQVGDISFDRENSSLKGMSLTMTYYKHSDLHPKTIYIPICADNITCPVIHVHHYLSQFGHSSGPLFQFKSGAPVTRSYFTTSLKSALSFIGLDTRYYKAHSFRIGAATSAAARGIPHSVIQGMGRWKSSAFMKYIRMQNF from the coding sequence ATGGTTGTCTCCAAAACAGACAATAGTTCCAGTGCAATTTTTAAATCTGTAGTAGCTAAGTTGTTTACATCATCTTTATCAGATGCTACACACAAATCTTACTCtagaatgataaatagttattTACAATTTTGTGAGACGTATTATGCTGAATGCAGACCATTTCCATCTTCCCACATACTCCTATCTCATTTTATTGCTAATTTATTCTTACGAAATTATAGTCCATCAACTATCGCCACCCATATATCGGCTTTGAGTTTTGTGCACAAATCAAATAGCTGGCCTGATCCAACAGATATGTTTGTTATTCATAAAATTCTGAAAGGTGTACAGAATTTGAAAGGCAAGAATGACCCTAGACTACCTATAACTAAGGACATCTTGATCAAATTAATTGACTCTTTGCCGTGTGTAATTGTTAATGTAGACAACCAATTAGCCCTTAAGGCTATGTTTCTGCTTGCTTTTTATGCCTTTTTACGAGTAGGTGAGATATCGACCAAAGGCGGCTCCGATACAAAGCAGGTGCTTCAGGTTGGCGACATATCATTTGATCGTGAAAATAGTTCTTTGAAAGGTATGTCTTTAACCATGACATATTATAAACACAGTGATCTGCATCCAAAAACCATCTATATCCCGATTTGTGCAGATAATATTACGTGTCCAGTCATTCATGTACATCACTATCTGTCTCAATTTGGCCATTCAAGTGGACCTTTGTTCCAATTTAAGTCTGGAGCTCCAGTTACTAGGTCTTATTTCACCACCTCTTTAAAGTCGGCTCTCTCATTCATCGGTTTAGATACTCGGTACTATAAAGCACACAGTTTCAGGATAGGGGCTGCGACTTCTGCTGCAGCTAGGGGAATTCCCCACTCCGTGATTCAAGGGATGGGGAGATGGAAATCGAGTgcttttatgaaatatataaggATGCAAaatttttaa
- the LOC139486947 gene encoding cartilage matrix protein-like yields MKLLSVFVLLLLTKPSDAKNTKGCGTKADVMFVLDSSGSVGSSNWQIMLKFVQNVINIFTIGKDDVQVGVDIYSGSPSSQIKLNSYHSKTQLMNAVKGISYVGGGTATHLGIQHMTNTSFSSSYGSRSGVPKIGIIVTDGQSNSKVETLSAANDTKSEGILLFSIGIGSSTDSAELRGIASDPDSDFYFTVNDFKALKSIESSLASKACTIFTPQSTGCNAGADLVFLVDNSGSVGSTNFQTTLKFMSDIVDGLDIAKDKFQVGVVTFHTPVKAEFNLDKYHSKKDIKNAIMSIKYQGGGTNTGDAIKYLHSTSFSHSSGHRPGHPMIGILITDGYSSNKAQTREEARNARLKGIKMFSIGVGSSVDATEIQSVASEPKSQFVFTAANFNLLKSIKTIVLSKACEVADITCWGKTDLVFVLEDSCHVGKQNFQKMLDIVEDLVQEVPVGKGNVQVGVNTFRCTASTEFEIGKYKKGKDIIRAVNKIKYTGGKVNTGKAIEYTRKNSFPDSRSNAKKMMIILTNGSEKGLSKTLGEAQKARNSGIKVMVIGIGSHTNQELFKEMATEPYNKYVFSDSSFDPLRNMRDVLIQRKCSA; encoded by the exons ATGAAACTTTTAAGTGTTTTCGTATTGCTACTTTTGACAAAACCTTCAGATGCAAAGAACACAAAAG gaTGTGGAACGAAGGCAGATGTGATGTTTGTTTTAGATTCTTCTGGAAGCGTCGGATCTTCAAACTGGCAAATCATGTTGAAATTCGTTCAAAATGTTATCAATATATTTACCATCGGTAAAGATGATGTTCAAGTTGGTGTTGACATCTATTCAGGTTCTCCATCTTCACAAATAAAGTTAAACTCGTACCATTCCAAAACACAACTTATGAACGCGGTGAAAGGCATTTCATATGTTGGTGGAGGAACAGCAACGCATCTTGGTATACAACACATGACTAATACCAGTTTCTCATCATCATACG GAAGCCGGTCTGGCGTTCCAAAGATAGGGATCATTGTGACAGATGGACAGTCTAATTCAAAAGTTGAAACGCTGTCTGCTGCTAACGATACCAAGAGTGAAGGAATACTACTGTTTTCTATTGGGATTGGTAGCAGTACTGATAGTGCAGAACTGAGGGGTATAGCTAGTGACCCAGATAGTGACTTTTACTTCACAGTAAACGACTTCAAAGCATTGAAATCTATCGAAAGTAGCCTTGCTTCAAAAGCATGcacaa TTTTCACGCCACAATCTACTG GTTGCAATGCTGGAGCGGACCTCGTTTTCCTGGTTGATAATTCTGGCAGTGTTGGATCCACCAACTTTCAAACCACTTTGAAGTTTATGTCAGACATAGTTGACGGCCTGGACATTGCCAAAGATAAGTTTCAAGTTGGCGTAGTAACTTTTCATACACCAGTGAAGGCGGAGTTTAACCTAGACAAGTATCATAGCAAGAAGGATATAAAGAATGCCATAATGTCAATCAAGTACCAGGGAGGTGGAACAAATACCGGAGATGCTATTAAATATCTTCATTCCACATCGTTCTCCCACTCgtcag GGCACAGACCTGGACACCCAATGATTGGAATTTTGATAACAGACGGATATTCATCGAATAAAGCACAGACACGAGAAGAGGCCAGGAATGCCCGACTCAAGGGGATTAAAATGTTCTCTATAGGAGTTGGTAGTTCCGTAGATGCAACAGAAATCCAGAGTGTTGCTAGTGAACCGAAGAGTCAGTTTGTCTTCACAGCTGCTAACTTTAACTTGCTGAAATCAATCAAGACTATAGTCTTGAGTAAAGCTTGTGAAG TCGCCGATATTA CTTGTTGGGGCAAGACTGATTTGGTATTTGTTCTTGAAGATTCTTGTCATGTAGGAAAACAAAATTTCCAGAAAATGTTAGACATTGTTGAAGACCTTGTACAAGAAGTCCCGGTTGGCAAAGGAAATGTTCAAGTTGGTGTCAATACATTCAGATGTACTGCGAGTACAGAATTCGAAATCGGAAAGTATAAAAAGGGAAAAGACATCATCAGAGctgtcaataaaataaaatacactgGAGGAAAGGTGAATACCGGAAAAGCTATTGAATATACAAGGAAGAACAGTTTTCCAG ATTCTCGCAGCAATGCAAAGAAAATGATGATCATACTAACAAATGGATCTGAGAAAGGACTTTCCAAAACACTAGGAGAAGCTCAGAAGGCAAGAAACAGTGGCATAAAAGTGATGGTGATAGGCATTGGCTCCCATACTAACCAGGAACTGTTCAAAGAGATGGCAACAGAGCCGTATAACAAATATGTTTTCTCCGACTCAAGCTTTGATCCTCTACGAAACATGCGAGATGTTCTTATACAGCGGAAATGTTcag CTTAA